One Tomitella gaofuii DNA segment encodes these proteins:
- the nuoL gene encoding NADH-quinone oxidoreductase subunit L, producing the protein MSGGAASVLWLVPALPAAGALLLLVVGRRSDRWGHLLGCATALAAFGLGLALWAQMLGQDTAARTADQDLFSWVPVADFHVDFGLLLDPLSLCFVLLITGVGSLIHIYSIGYMAHGPDPAGRFAGDAPGRRLFFAYLNLFLAAMLVLVLSDNYLGLYLGWEGVGLASYLLIGFWQYRPTAATAAKKAFVVNRVGDMGMVIAMMIMFAVVGSVGFGDVFGAAGAMGEGTLNAIGLMLVVAACAKSAQVPLQSWLGDAMEGPTPVSALIHAATMVTAGVYLIVRSGPIFDLAEGARTAVLVVGTVTVLFGAVIGCAKDDIKKALAASTMSQIGYMVLAAGLGPAGYAFAILHLLTHGFFKAGLFMGAGSVMHGMHDEVDMRRLGGLRTAMPITFITFGLGYLAIIGIPPLSGFFSKDKIIEAAFAHGGAAGTALGAAAIVGAGLTAFYMTRVMLMTFCGERRWQPTLKESTGEVSMPEPEEAPSSMTVPMIVLALGSIFAGGLLTIGDRLEHWLEPVVGTAHAEPPIPVWAITVITLAVVLAGVGAAYRAYALRPVPVTAPADVSALTTAARKDLYGDSFNEGVFMRPGAALTDSLTVVERGGIDRFVDACAAAAMALSRAARRVQTGFVRGYALTMFAGVAIVLAIVVLGRVW; encoded by the coding sequence ATGTCCGGCGGCGCCGCGTCGGTGCTGTGGCTCGTGCCCGCGCTACCGGCGGCGGGCGCGCTGCTGCTGCTCGTGGTGGGCCGGCGCAGCGACCGGTGGGGCCACCTGCTCGGCTGTGCCACGGCGCTCGCGGCGTTCGGACTGGGCCTGGCGCTGTGGGCGCAGATGCTCGGCCAGGATACGGCGGCGCGCACTGCGGACCAGGACCTGTTCAGCTGGGTTCCGGTGGCGGACTTCCACGTCGATTTCGGGCTGCTGCTCGACCCGCTTTCGCTGTGCTTCGTGCTGCTCATCACCGGTGTGGGATCGCTGATCCACATCTACTCGATCGGCTACATGGCGCACGGCCCCGACCCGGCCGGCCGGTTCGCCGGGGACGCGCCCGGGCGGCGGCTGTTCTTCGCCTACCTCAACCTGTTCCTGGCCGCGATGCTCGTGCTCGTGCTCTCCGACAACTACCTGGGGCTCTACCTGGGCTGGGAGGGGGTGGGCCTGGCCTCGTACCTGCTCATCGGGTTCTGGCAGTACCGGCCCACCGCGGCCACCGCTGCCAAGAAGGCGTTCGTGGTCAACCGCGTCGGCGACATGGGGATGGTCATCGCCATGATGATCATGTTCGCCGTGGTCGGATCGGTCGGTTTCGGCGACGTGTTCGGGGCGGCCGGCGCCATGGGCGAGGGCACGCTCAACGCGATCGGCCTCATGCTCGTCGTCGCTGCGTGCGCCAAGTCCGCCCAGGTGCCGTTGCAGTCGTGGCTCGGCGACGCGATGGAGGGCCCCACGCCGGTGTCGGCGCTGATCCACGCCGCGACGATGGTCACGGCGGGCGTGTACCTCATCGTGCGTTCCGGCCCGATCTTCGACCTCGCCGAGGGGGCCCGCACCGCGGTCCTCGTGGTGGGGACGGTGACGGTGCTCTTCGGCGCCGTGATCGGCTGCGCCAAGGACGACATCAAAAAGGCGCTCGCCGCGTCGACGATGAGCCAGATCGGCTACATGGTGCTGGCCGCGGGGCTGGGCCCGGCCGGCTACGCCTTCGCCATCCTGCATCTGCTCACACACGGATTCTTCAAGGCCGGGCTGTTCATGGGCGCCGGCTCGGTGATGCACGGGATGCACGACGAGGTGGACATGCGACGGCTCGGCGGCCTGCGCACGGCCATGCCCATCACGTTCATCACCTTCGGTCTCGGATACCTCGCGATCATCGGAATACCCCCGCTGTCCGGGTTCTTCTCCAAGGACAAGATCATCGAGGCCGCCTTCGCCCACGGCGGCGCGGCGGGCACGGCCTTGGGCGCGGCCGCGATCGTGGGCGCCGGGCTCACCGCGTTCTACATGACGCGCGTGATGCTCATGACCTTCTGCGGCGAGCGGCGCTGGCAGCCCACGCTCAAGGAGTCCACGGGCGAAGTGAGCATGCCCGAACCGGAGGAGGCGCCGTCGTCGATGACCGTGCCGATGATCGTGCTCGCGCTCGGGTCGATCTTCGCGGGCGGGCTGCTCACCATCGGCGACAGGCTGGAGCACTGGCTCGAGCCGGTGGTGGGCACCGCGCACGCAGAGCCGCCGATCCCCGTCTGGGCGATCACGGTGATCACACTGGCCGTGGTGCTCGCCGGCGTCGGCGCCGCCTACCGCGCCTACGCGCTGCGGCCGGTGCCCGTGACCGCGCCCGCCGACGTCTCCGCGCTGACGACGGCGGCCCGCAAGGACCTCTACGGCGATTCCTTCAACGAGGGCGTGTTCATGCGTCCCGGCGCGGCGCTCACCGACTCGCTCACCGTGGTCGAACGCGGCGGGATCGACAGGTTCGTCGACGCATGCGCGGCAGCGGCCATGGCGCTGTCCCGCGCGGCCCGGAGGGTGCAGACGGGGTTCGTGCGCGGCTACGCGCTCACCATGTTCGCGGGCGTCGCGATAGTGCTGGCCATCGTCGTGCTGGGGAGGGTGTGGTGA
- the nuoI gene encoding NADH-quinone oxidoreductase subunit NuoI, whose translation MSDLGGMFEGLGVTFATMFAEPNTEFYPEEKRTLAAGYHGRHQLNRYPDGLEKCIGCELCAWACPADAIYVEGADNTDEERYSPGERYGSVYQINYLRCIGCGLCVEACPTRALTMISDYEMADTDRGSLIYGKDRLLAPLEEGMEQPPHPMAPGATDEDYYRGAVGPADGPEAQR comes from the coding sequence ATGTCTGACCTGGGCGGGATGTTCGAAGGCCTCGGCGTCACCTTCGCGACGATGTTCGCGGAGCCCAACACCGAGTTCTATCCGGAGGAGAAGCGCACGTTGGCCGCCGGATACCACGGCCGCCACCAGCTCAACCGGTACCCGGACGGGCTGGAGAAGTGCATCGGCTGCGAGCTGTGCGCGTGGGCGTGCCCGGCCGACGCGATCTACGTGGAGGGCGCCGACAACACCGACGAGGAACGCTATTCGCCGGGGGAACGCTACGGCAGCGTCTACCAGATCAACTACCTGCGCTGCATCGGATGCGGTCTGTGCGTCGAGGCCTGTCCCACGCGGGCGCTGACGATGATCTCCGACTACGAGATGGCCGACACCGATCGCGGCTCGCTCATCTACGGCAAGGACCGTCTTCTGGCGCCGCTCGAGGAGGGGATGGAGCAGCCGCCGCACCCGATGGCCCCCGGTGCGACGGACGAGGACTACTACCGGGGCGCAGTCGGCCCCGCGGACGGGCCGGAGGCGCAGCGGTGA
- a CDS encoding NADH-quinone oxidoreductase subunit M: MNGFPWLTVLWALPAAGAFGVFAVPRGRPAVAKAVALAVAVATFAVAVVVAVGFDTGGARYQFVEQHEWIRSLGVGYHLGLDGIGLALVLLTAVLVPLLLLAGWHDPGAGGRRAHTYVALVLATTAMVMISFTALDVFLFYVVFEAMLVPLYFLIGGYGQDAREAGARSRAAVRFLLYNLLGGLIMLAAVIGLYVATAGDDSPFASGTFDLPAIARAVSSGDLAISAPVANALFLGFMFAFAVKAPLWPLHTWLPDAAVYTTPTVAVLMMAVVDKVGTFAMLRFAVELFPDAARTFAPWIVGLSVVAVVYGAMLAIGQRDVMRLIAYTSISHFGFIILGIFALTSQGQSGSTLYMVNHGLSTAALFLIAGFLVTRRGTRAIAAYGGIQRVAPVLAGTFLVAGMATLSLPGLAPFISEFLVLIGTYTRYGAAAVVATAALVLSAVYILWLYQRVMGGRTDDGNRHVRDLRPREVIAVAPLLVLLLVLGLYPKPILDVIDPAVESTLTSVHSSDPPPTVRGGVPGVAEGPGDGPAGGEGGHP; the protein is encoded by the coding sequence GTGAACGGATTCCCCTGGCTCACAGTGCTGTGGGCGCTGCCCGCGGCGGGCGCATTCGGCGTGTTCGCGGTGCCCCGCGGGCGGCCCGCCGTGGCCAAGGCGGTGGCGCTGGCCGTCGCGGTGGCGACCTTCGCCGTGGCCGTGGTCGTGGCGGTGGGCTTCGACACCGGCGGGGCGCGCTACCAGTTCGTCGAGCAGCACGAGTGGATCCGCTCGCTCGGGGTGGGCTACCACCTGGGCCTCGACGGCATAGGCCTGGCGCTGGTGCTGCTCACCGCAGTACTGGTGCCGCTGCTGCTGCTCGCCGGCTGGCACGACCCGGGCGCAGGAGGCCGCCGGGCGCACACCTACGTGGCGCTGGTGCTGGCGACCACGGCCATGGTGATGATCTCCTTCACCGCGCTGGACGTGTTCCTGTTCTACGTGGTGTTCGAGGCGATGCTGGTGCCGCTGTACTTCCTCATCGGCGGCTACGGGCAGGACGCGCGCGAGGCCGGCGCGCGCTCGCGCGCCGCCGTGCGGTTCCTGCTGTACAACCTGCTGGGCGGCTTGATCATGCTGGCAGCGGTGATCGGGCTGTACGTGGCCACGGCCGGCGACGACAGCCCGTTCGCCTCCGGCACCTTCGACCTGCCCGCCATCGCGCGGGCGGTCTCCTCGGGGGATCTGGCGATCTCCGCCCCGGTGGCCAATGCGCTGTTCCTGGGCTTCATGTTCGCGTTCGCGGTCAAGGCGCCGCTGTGGCCGCTGCACACCTGGTTGCCGGACGCCGCCGTCTACACCACGCCCACCGTCGCGGTGCTGATGATGGCGGTGGTCGACAAGGTCGGCACTTTCGCGATGCTCCGCTTCGCCGTCGAGCTGTTCCCCGACGCGGCACGGACCTTCGCGCCGTGGATCGTCGGGCTCTCTGTGGTGGCGGTGGTCTATGGCGCGATGCTCGCCATCGGGCAGCGCGACGTGATGCGACTGATCGCCTACACCTCGATCTCCCACTTCGGCTTCATCATCCTGGGCATCTTCGCGCTCACCAGCCAGGGGCAGTCCGGCTCCACTCTGTACATGGTCAACCACGGTCTCTCGACCGCGGCGCTGTTCCTCATCGCCGGGTTCCTCGTCACCCGCCGGGGTACGCGCGCCATCGCGGCGTACGGCGGCATCCAACGGGTGGCTCCCGTACTGGCGGGGACCTTCCTGGTGGCGGGGATGGCGACGCTGTCGCTGCCGGGGCTGGCGCCCTTCATCAGCGAGTTCCTAGTGCTCATCGGCACTTACACGCGATACGGTGCCGCGGCGGTCGTCGCGACGGCGGCGCTGGTGCTCTCCGCTGTCTACATCCTGTGGCTCTATCAACGCGTCATGGGGGGCAGGACGGACGACGGCAACAGGCATGTCCGCGACCTGCGGCCCCGGGAGGTCATCGCGGTGGCGCCGCTGCTCGTACTGCTGCTGGTGCTGGGGCTCTACCCCAAGCCGATCCTTGACGTGATCGATCCGGCGGTGGAGTCCACGCTCACGTCGGTGCACTCGTCCGATCCGCCGCCGACGGTGCGCGGCGGTGTTCCCGGGGTGGCAGAGGGGCCGGGCGACGGTCCGGCCGGCGGGGAAGGGGGGCATCCGTGA
- the nuoK gene encoding NADH-quinone oxidoreductase subunit NuoK, protein MNPDNYLYLSAILFTIGAVGVLVRRNALVVFMCIELMLNSANLAFVTFSRRLGSLDGQVLAFFTMVVAAAEVVVGLAIIMTVFRTRRSTSVDEADELRG, encoded by the coding sequence GTGAACCCCGACAACTACCTGTACCTGTCAGCCATCCTTTTCACGATCGGCGCGGTGGGCGTGCTGGTGCGGCGCAACGCCCTGGTGGTGTTCATGTGCATCGAGCTCATGCTCAACTCCGCCAACCTCGCGTTCGTGACGTTCTCACGCCGGCTGGGCAGCCTCGACGGGCAGGTGCTGGCCTTCTTCACCATGGTTGTCGCGGCGGCCGAGGTGGTGGTGGGCCTGGCGATCATCATGACCGTGTTCCGGACGCGCCGCAGCACGTCCGTCGACGAGGCCGACGAGCTGAGGGGGTGA
- a CDS encoding NADH-quinone oxidoreductase subunit J produces the protein MLAAGTGGAGSPAGDVAATTSTGEAVLFWILATVAVIAALGVVASSRAVYSALFLALTMIIMAVFYIAQGALFLGVVQVVVYTGAVMMLFLFVLMLVGISSEESLVETLKGQRVASILVGIGFGALLVGGIGHAVAAMGPGGTGAPGPGGDGHVDALAELIFDRYLWAFELTGALLITATVGAMILAHREQLGPVRTQRELSRERIRTGRHVTPMPPPGVYARNNAVDSPARLPDGTYSTLSVSPALRAGHTIVGPRPGVEAGPAAPPAASAGESSGRARAVDGATRALDGRAGDERYGDESDGGRGPAS, from the coding sequence GTGCTCGCCGCCGGGACGGGCGGCGCCGGATCGCCGGCCGGCGACGTCGCGGCCACCACCTCCACGGGCGAGGCTGTGCTGTTCTGGATTCTCGCCACCGTCGCGGTGATCGCCGCGCTGGGCGTCGTGGCGTCGTCGCGTGCCGTCTACTCGGCGTTGTTCCTGGCGCTGACGATGATCATCATGGCCGTGTTCTACATCGCCCAGGGGGCGCTGTTCTTGGGCGTCGTCCAAGTGGTGGTGTACACGGGCGCGGTGATGATGCTGTTCCTGTTCGTGCTCATGCTCGTGGGCATCTCCTCCGAGGAATCGCTGGTGGAGACGCTCAAGGGGCAGCGCGTGGCGTCGATCCTGGTGGGGATCGGCTTCGGGGCGCTGCTGGTCGGCGGCATCGGACACGCCGTCGCCGCCATGGGGCCCGGCGGCACCGGCGCGCCCGGCCCGGGCGGCGACGGACACGTCGACGCGCTCGCCGAGCTCATCTTCGATCGCTACCTCTGGGCCTTCGAGCTCACCGGGGCGCTGCTCATCACCGCGACGGTGGGCGCGATGATCCTGGCCCACCGCGAGCAGCTCGGACCCGTGCGCACTCAGCGGGAGCTCTCCCGCGAGCGGATCCGCACGGGGCGGCACGTCACCCCCATGCCCCCGCCGGGCGTCTACGCGCGCAACAACGCCGTCGACTCGCCGGCCCGGCTTCCCGACGGGACCTATTCGACGCTGTCGGTCAGCCCGGCCCTGCGCGCCGGGCACACGATCGTCGGCCCGCGCCCCGGCGTCGAGGCGGGCCCCGCGGCGCCCCCGGCCGCATCCGCCGGCGAGTCCTCCGGCAGGGCGCGGGCGGTGGACGGCGCGACCAGGGCGCTGGACGGACGTGCCGGGGACGAGCGCTACGGGGACGAAAGCGACGGGGGACGGGGGCCGGCGTCGTGA